One genomic window of Solanum dulcamara chromosome 12, daSolDulc1.2, whole genome shotgun sequence includes the following:
- the LOC129877357 gene encoding DDRGK domain-containing protein 1 encodes MEDMLIVILSMLLALVLVPLYLWKRRQNSQSSREHEDEPQVEQRGTVVRATGTRRMRRRPASSAASTSSAAATIDEAVDGSDDEEPGDGYYTAKSSKKREKKRQEREAQRQTEEAARESKQTKQSHYDEIRRRKEEEREAQERALEEEAKARQAKEEEAAALEFEKWKGEISVDAEGTTENEIQDGSQGLLFDFVEYIKKHKCVPLEDLAAEFKLRTQECINRINSLEEMGRLSGVMDDRGKYIYISLEEMRAVADYIRREGRVSISHLASKSNQFIDLEPKVELAEDIGSIVAETTVA; translated from the exons ATGGAGGACATGTTGATCGTGATTCTCTCGATGCTTCTGGCTCTAGTATTAGTTCCGCTTTATCTGTGGAAACGCCGGCAAAATTCTCAGTCCTCCAGAGAACATGAAGATGAACCTCAG GTTGAGCAGAGGGGCACTGTAGTAAGAGCCACTGGAACGCGTCGAATGCGTCGAAGACCAGCTTCTTCAGCTGCTAGCACATCTTCAGCTGCAGCCACTATAGATG AAGCGGTTGATGGAAGTGATGATGAAGAACCTGGAGATGGATATTATACTGCAAAGTCGtcaaagaaaagggaaaagaagCGTCAAGAGCGGGAAGCACAAAGACAG ACTGAAGAAGCTGCTCGAGAATCAAAACAGACAAAGCAAAGCCACTATGATGAAATCAGGAGGAGGAAGGAGGAGGAGCGTGAGGCTCAAGAGCGTGCACTG GAAGAAGAAGCCAAGGCTCGACAGGCCAAAGAGGAAGAAGCTGCTGCATTAGAGTTTGAAAAATGGAAAGGTGAAATTTCAGTTGATGCTGAGGGAACAACTGAAAACGAAATACAAGATGGAAGCCAGGGTCTACTTTTTGATTTTGTGGAATACATTAAG AAACACAAATGTGTGCCGTTGGAGGATCTTGCGGCAGAATTCAAGTTAAGGACTCAG GAGTGTATCAACCGTATCAACTCGCTCGAAGAAATGG GGAGACTTTCTGGTGTTATGGACGATAGAGGGAAATACATATACATCTCACTAGAAGAAATGAGAGCCGTGGCTGACTATATTAGACGTGAAGGTAGAGTGAGTATCTCACACTTAGCTAGCAAGTCTAATCAATTCATAGATTTGGAACCAAAAGTCGAGTTAGCTGAGGATATAGGCAGCATCGTTGCGGAGACTACTGTTGCTTGA
- the LOC129876893 gene encoding COBRA-like protein 10, with the protein MIVRSEGMKIPWMNLINCIVIIVFCYSIEVCNGQDYGGDEVVKAAPPPAQENCDGVFVTYAFDNREREYPYVKNVTAQAWAFTSMLTVINTGINELKSWKVHIGFQHNEILISTDGAVAVAADGFPVKTGKNGTVLAGFPQADLKTAIDTAGDFTQMAAQVKIKGTQFGVSTKATPMPKSINLLNEGYKCPAPKKFKTYMQVCCKRDPKFKPKNTSIKFMERQNGDLSFTYDVLSAFENKYQAQVTIDNISPLGRLDHWNLTWEWMRNEFIYSMKGAYIHKKDPSECIYGPQGQYYKDFDFSVVMNCQKKPVISDLPSEMENDDKIGKLPYCCKNGALLPPTMNGTKARSIFQMEVFKLPPDLNRTALYPPQNWKIEGRVNPSYKCGPPIRVDPTGFPDPAKIGMTSNAVASWQITCNISRPQPKQAKCCVSFSAFYTDSVIPCNTCACGCEETSKCDGNLKPLPLPAQALLVPFQDREKLAKEWNRIKRLGAMPKKLPCPDNCGVSINWHLESNYKTGWTARVTLFNWGNEPFVDWFTAAQMKKNIGDGYENVYSFNGTKLPQRSNTIFMQGLKGLTYLVGQVNGTNPDKDPKIPGKQQSVISFLKKNTPNVNIEGGDGFPSKVIFNGEECALPPDFPKNHAAFKSQVGLLPAVLLALLTFLLLTDQLH; encoded by the exons ATGATTGTAAGAAGTGAAGGAATGAAAATACCATGGATGAATTTGATCAATTGCATTGTGATTATTGTGTTTTGTTATAGCATTGAGGTATGTAACGGTCAGGATTACGGCGGCGATGAGGTTGTTAAGGCGGCGCCGCCGCCGGCGCAAGAGAATTGTGACGGTGTATTTGTAACGTACGCGTTTGATAATCGTGAAAGAGAATATCCTTATGTGAAAAACGTAACGGCACAGGCGTGGGCATTTACTTCGATGTTGACGGTGATAAATACAGGGATAAATGAGCTGAAATCATGGAAAGTTCATATAGGGTTTCAGCATAATGAGATTTTGATTTCTACTGATGGAGCTGTGGCGGTTGCCGCCGACGGATTTCCGGTTAAGACCGGAAAAAACGGTACCGTTTTGGCTGGGTTCCCGCAAGCAGATCTGAAAACGGCGATTGATACCGCCGGAGATTTTACGCAGATGGCGGCACAGGTGAAGATAAAAGGGACGCAATTTGGGGTTTCAACGAAAGCAACTCCAATGCCGAAATCAATTAATCTCCTCAATGAGGGATACAAATGCCCTGCTCCTAAGAAATTCA AAACTTATATGCAGGTGTGCTGCAAGAGGGATCCCAAGTTCAAGCCAAAAAATACTTCTATCAAGTTCATGGAACGTCAAAACGGAGACCTTTCGTTCACATATGATGTTCTATCCGCGTTTGAGAACAAGTATCAAGCTCAGGTCACCATCGACAACATCAGCCCATTAGGACGTCTTGATCATTGGAACTTGACGTGGGAGTGGATGAGGAATGAGTTTATCTATAGCATGAAAGGTGCCTACATTCACAAAAAAGATCCTTCTGAATGCATTTACGGACCTCAAGGACAATACTACAAGGATTTCGATTTCAGTGTCGTTATGAATTGCCAAAAGAAGCCAGTCATATCCGATTTGCCATCTGAAATGGAAAATGATGACAAAATTGGCAAGTTACCTTATTGTTGCAAAAACGGAGCTCTTTTGCCACCTACTATGAACGGGACTAAGGCTCGATCTATTTTCCAGATGGAAGTCTTCAAACTTCCTCCTGATTTGAACAGAACCGCCTTGTATCCGCCTCAGAACTGGAAAATCGAAGGTAGAGTTAACCCGTCCTACAAATGTGGCCCGCCTATTCGAGTGGATCCAACAGGATTCCCTGATCCTGCTAAAATCGGAATGACTTCTAATGCTGTTGCTAGTTGGCAAATCACTTGCAACATTTCGCGTCCACAGCCAAAACAGGCCAAATGCTGTGTTTCTTTCTCAGCTTTCTATACTGATTCTGTTATCCCCTGCAACACTTGTGCCTGTGGCTGTGAAGAAACGTCTAAATGTGATGGGAATTTAAAACCGTTGCCTCTCCCTGCGCAAGCCCTTCTAGTCCCTTTCCAGGACAGGGAAAAATTGGCTAAAGAATGGAACAGGATCAAGCGTTTAGGCGCAATGCCAAAGAAACTCCCCTGTCCTGATAACTGTGGGGTAAGTATCAATTGGCACTTGGAGAGCAATTACAAGACCGGATGGACAGCTCGTGTGACTCTCTTTAACTGGGGAAACGAACCGTTTGTGGACTGGTTCACAGCTGCTCAGATGAAAAAGAATATTGGTGATGGCTACGAAAACGTTTACTCATTCAACGGGACTAAGTTACCTCAACGAAGCAACACGATTTTTATGCAAGGCTTGAAAGGATTGACCTATTTGGTTGGACAAGTCAATGGGACTAATCCTGATAAAGATCCAAAAATACCTGGAAAACAGCAATCAGTGATCTcattcttgaagaaaaatacaCCAAATGTTAACATTGAAGGTGGAGATGGATTCCCTTCTAAGGTGATTTTCAACGGTGAAGAATGCGCGCTTCCACCAGATTTTCCTAAAAATCATGCAGCATTCAAATCCCAAGTTGGTTTATTGCCTGCAGTTTTGCTTGCTCTCCTCACTTTTCTTCTGTTGACAGATCAATTACACTGA